In one window of Nocardioides panacisoli DNA:
- a CDS encoding exodeoxyribonuclease VII small subunit — protein sequence MTDPTDATEAEQGLTYEEAREELVQVVQQLETGGITLEESLALWERGERLATRCQEWLDGARERLDAVLDADAEED from the coding sequence ATGACTGACCCCACCGACGCGACCGAGGCCGAGCAGGGCCTCACCTACGAGGAGGCCCGCGAGGAGCTCGTCCAGGTGGTCCAGCAGCTCGAGACCGGAGGCATCACCCTGGAGGAGTCCCTGGCGCTGTGGGAGCGCGGCGAACGTCTCGCGACCCGGTGCCAGGAGTGGCTCGACGGCGCGCGCGAGCGGCTCGACGCCGTGCTCGACGCGGACGCCGAGGAGGACTGA
- the rplM gene encoding 50S ribosomal protein L13 has protein sequence MRTYNPKPGDIQRDWHVIDASDVVLGRLAVTAAHLLRGKHKAIYAPNADTGDYVVIVNAEKVALTGHKRQDKMVYRHSGYPGGLTATPIGEVLDSDARKAVEKAVWGMLPKNKLGRQIIKKLKVYSGPTHPHQAQQATPFEITQISQ, from the coding sequence GTGCGCACGTACAACCCCAAGCCGGGTGACATCCAGCGCGACTGGCACGTGATCGACGCATCCGACGTCGTCCTCGGTCGCCTCGCCGTCACCGCGGCCCACCTGCTCCGCGGCAAGCACAAGGCCATCTACGCCCCCAACGCTGACACCGGCGACTACGTCGTCATCGTCAACGCCGAGAAGGTGGCGCTGACCGGCCACAAGCGGCAGGACAAGATGGTCTACCGCCACTCGGGCTACCCCGGTGGTCTCACCGCGACCCCGATCGGGGAGGTCCTGGACTCCGACGCCCGCAAGGCCGTCGAGAAGGCCGTGTGGGGCATGCTCCCGAAGAACAAGCTCGGTCGCCAGATCATCAAGAAGCTGAAGGTCTACAGCGGTCCGACCCACCCGCACCAGGCCCAGCAGGCCACGCCGTTCGAGATCACCCAGATCTCCCAGTGA
- a CDS encoding long-chain-fatty-acid--CoA ligase: MTNPAAQHTTSSIDTNWPPAVPAEPTYIDDRLNHWAAATPDAEAMTYLGRTWTWREWHDRVHRAAGGLREMNIARGDIVSFLDKNHPACVEVSLAAGSIGAANAIVNWRSSADEVEYALNDCRARVLFVGQELLPTVAAIRDRLPHVERIVAVTPDGVDCEYEEFLAGSEPVEDGPDVLADDTCLIMYSSGTTGRPKGVMLTHRNMVSHTVNAHDGWGFDEGDKSMVAMPLFHVGGSSYVLFGIHDGVPSVMTRDPDGASLAGAIMAGANRTFLVPAVLAQVLQSGEDAIKLFGALKTYTYGAAPMPPPLLRAAMEAWPETEFIQVYGLTEVAGVATHLMPEEHRSAVAGDRPERLVSAGKAIPECEVRVVDVATGEGLTTGESGEIWLRTPQLMKGYLGKPEATAEVITEDGWFRTGDIGHLDADGYLYVSDRLKDMIITGGENVYSPEVERVLSEHPAVMEVAVIGVPDDTWGESVKAVVALHEGQQATEQEIIDHCREHLAHFKCPRSVEVVEALPRNPTGKILKKDLRQEAWADRDRSV, from the coding sequence GTGACGAATCCAGCCGCGCAGCACACGACCTCGAGCATCGACACCAACTGGCCGCCGGCCGTCCCGGCGGAGCCGACCTACATCGACGACCGCCTCAACCACTGGGCCGCCGCGACGCCGGACGCCGAGGCGATGACCTACCTGGGGCGCACCTGGACCTGGCGCGAGTGGCACGACCGCGTGCACCGCGCTGCCGGCGGCCTGCGCGAGATGAACATCGCCCGCGGCGACATCGTGTCCTTCCTGGACAAGAACCATCCCGCATGCGTCGAGGTCAGCCTGGCGGCCGGCTCCATCGGCGCCGCCAACGCCATCGTCAACTGGCGCTCCTCGGCCGACGAGGTCGAGTACGCCCTCAACGACTGCCGCGCACGCGTGCTCTTCGTGGGCCAGGAGCTGCTGCCGACGGTGGCGGCGATCCGCGACCGGCTCCCCCACGTCGAGCGGATCGTCGCGGTGACCCCCGACGGCGTCGACTGCGAGTACGAGGAGTTCCTCGCCGGGTCCGAGCCGGTCGAGGACGGTCCCGACGTCCTGGCGGACGACACCTGCCTGATCATGTACTCCTCTGGCACCACCGGCCGCCCCAAGGGCGTGATGCTGACCCACCGCAACATGGTCAGCCACACCGTCAACGCCCACGACGGCTGGGGTTTCGACGAGGGCGACAAGTCCATGGTCGCGATGCCGCTGTTCCACGTGGGCGGCTCCTCCTACGTGCTGTTCGGCATCCACGACGGCGTCCCGAGCGTCATGACCCGCGACCCCGACGGCGCCTCGCTGGCCGGCGCGATCATGGCCGGCGCCAACCGCACCTTCCTGGTGCCCGCGGTCCTCGCGCAGGTGCTGCAGTCCGGCGAGGACGCGATCAAGCTCTTCGGCGCGCTGAAGACCTACACCTACGGCGCGGCGCCGATGCCGCCACCGCTGCTGCGGGCCGCCATGGAGGCATGGCCCGAGACCGAGTTCATCCAGGTCTACGGCCTCACCGAGGTGGCCGGCGTCGCCACCCACCTGATGCCCGAGGAGCACCGCAGCGCCGTGGCCGGCGACCGGCCCGAACGACTGGTCTCGGCGGGCAAGGCGATCCCCGAGTGCGAGGTGCGCGTCGTCGACGTGGCCACCGGCGAGGGGCTCACGACCGGAGAGTCCGGCGAGATCTGGTTGCGCACACCGCAGCTGATGAAGGGCTACCTGGGCAAGCCGGAGGCGACGGCGGAGGTGATCACCGAGGACGGCTGGTTCCGCACCGGCGACATCGGCCACCTCGACGCCGACGGGTACCTCTACGTGTCCGACCGGCTCAAGGACATGATCATCACCGGCGGCGAGAACGTGTACTCCCCCGAGGTCGAGCGCGTCCTCAGTGAGCACCCGGCCGTGATGGAGGTCGCCGTGATCGGCGTCCCCGACGACACCTGGGGCGAGTCGGTCAAGGCGGTCGTGGCCCTGCACGAGGGCCAGCAGGCCACCGAGCAGGAGATCATCGACCACTGCCGCGAGCACCTGGCCCACTTCAAGTGCCCGCGTTCGGTCGAGGTCGTCGAGGCGCTGCCGCGCAACCCCACCGGCAAGATCCTCAAGAAGGACCTGCGCCAGGAGGCCTGGGCCGACCGCGACCGTTCGGTGTAG
- a CDS encoding alpha/beta hydrolase — MTTSISQGVEYRPDIVYGSARDHTGRRQRLELDLWLPPESGTRRPAVILAHGGGFYRGHRKMRRIRALAESIAERGYVTASVTYRLSPTRPRRPRGGMGLIHSPEARDAQHDLQAAVRFLRSEARALKVDRRRIAFLGTSAGGIAALRAAYRPFDAGRSGHRRYRSTVSAVVSLWGAADRRMVPRNAPPVLMFHGRRDKVVRFHLARQTCATTRHRGSTCRKRWWGREGHSPWHRTDEIVRKTVRFLDQQLA; from the coding sequence GTGACCACCAGCATCTCACAGGGCGTGGAGTACCGTCCCGACATCGTCTACGGATCCGCCCGTGACCACACCGGCAGGCGGCAGCGGCTCGAGCTCGACCTGTGGCTCCCGCCCGAGAGCGGGACCCGCCGTCCGGCCGTCATCCTCGCCCACGGCGGTGGCTTCTACCGCGGCCACCGCAAGATGCGCCGGATCCGCGCGCTCGCCGAGTCCATCGCCGAGCGCGGCTACGTCACCGCCTCGGTGACCTACCGCCTGAGCCCGACCCGTCCGCGCCGTCCGCGCGGCGGCATGGGCCTGATCCACTCCCCCGAGGCCCGCGACGCCCAGCACGACCTCCAGGCCGCCGTCCGCTTCCTCCGCAGCGAGGCGCGCGCCCTCAAGGTGGACCGTCGACGCATTGCGTTCCTCGGCACCAGCGCGGGCGGGATCGCAGCGCTCCGCGCGGCGTACCGGCCCTTCGACGCCGGTCGGAGCGGTCACCGCCGCTACCGGTCGACCGTCAGTGCCGTCGTGTCGCTGTGGGGTGCTGCCGACCGCCGGATGGTGCCGCGCAACGCGCCGCCGGTGCTGATGTTCCACGGTCGTCGCGACAAGGTGGTGCGCTTCCACCTCGCCCGCCAGACGTGCGCAACGACGCGCCACCGGGGGTCGACCTGCCGCAAGCGGTGGTGGGGGCGCGAGGGCCACTCGCCGTGGCACCGCACCGACGAGATCGTCCGCAAGACGGTGCGCTTCCTCGACCAGCAGCTCGCCTGA
- a CDS encoding class I SAM-dependent methyltransferase, with protein MSDHYFSADPTAEFRRVPVRTTVWGQDLDLVSGSGVFAQGRLDKGTEVLFRATEPPAPGRVLDLGCGYGVIGLAVARAVPDAAVTAVDVNQRAVALAAENAERLGVADRFTARTPDAVDPAATYDEIWSNPPIRIGKPALHELLLTWLPRLAPGGRAVMVVGKNLGADSLQRWLTEQGHPTERLASAKGFRVLASHRR; from the coding sequence ATGAGCGACCACTACTTCTCCGCCGACCCCACGGCCGAGTTCCGCCGCGTCCCGGTGCGGACGACGGTGTGGGGCCAGGACCTCGACCTGGTGAGTGGGTCCGGCGTGTTCGCCCAGGGGCGCCTGGACAAGGGCACCGAGGTGCTCTTCCGCGCGACCGAGCCGCCCGCTCCGGGGCGCGTGCTGGACCTGGGCTGCGGCTACGGGGTGATCGGACTGGCCGTGGCGCGGGCGGTGCCCGACGCGGCCGTGACCGCGGTCGACGTCAACCAGCGCGCCGTCGCGCTCGCGGCCGAGAACGCCGAGCGGCTCGGGGTCGCCGACCGGTTCACCGCCCGCACACCGGACGCGGTCGACCCGGCGGCGACGTACGACGAGATCTGGTCCAACCCGCCGATCCGCATCGGCAAGCCCGCGCTGCACGAGCTGCTGCTGACCTGGCTGCCGCGGCTCGCGCCCGGCGGACGGGCCGTGATGGTCGTGGGCAAGAACCTCGGTGCCGATTCGTTGCAGCGGTGGCTGACCGAGCAGGGCCACCCCACCGAGCGCCTCGCCAGTGCCAAGGGGTTCCGGGTGCTCGCCAGCCACCGCCGCTGA
- a CDS encoding DUF4245 family protein yields the protein MSEQNGKPGRYQRSASGLVASLLVIGVLVLLVVWLMGLFRSAPEVEPTPIDYTEAIGAAQDAGQRPVYPSSLPGGWIATGFEVDPGTANSYGLKLLTAEDDFVGISQADESAGTLLRRHVDEDEQDISDAPGYDATRSVASEWAGYTDLGGDTAYAAEVGDTTVLVYGSASPEELQIVIESLTREQLRD from the coding sequence ATGAGCGAGCAGAACGGGAAGCCGGGGCGCTACCAGCGATCGGCCAGCGGGTTGGTGGCCTCGTTGCTGGTCATCGGCGTGCTGGTGCTGCTGGTGGTCTGGCTGATGGGCCTGTTCCGCTCGGCGCCGGAGGTCGAGCCCACGCCCATCGACTACACCGAGGCGATCGGCGCGGCGCAGGACGCGGGGCAGCGTCCCGTCTACCCCTCGTCACTGCCGGGCGGATGGATCGCCACCGGCTTCGAGGTCGACCCCGGGACGGCGAACTCCTACGGGCTCAAGCTGCTCACCGCGGAGGACGACTTCGTGGGCATCAGCCAGGCCGACGAGTCCGCAGGCACCCTCCTGCGGCGCCACGTCGACGAGGACGAGCAGGACATCAGCGACGCTCCCGGCTACGACGCCACGAGGTCGGTGGCCTCGGAGTGGGCGGGCTACACCGACCTCGGCGGCGACACGGCGTACGCCGCCGAGGTGGGCGACACCACCGTGCTCGTCTACGGATCGGCCTCGCCCGAGGAGCTCCAGATCGTGATCGAGAGCCTCACCCGCGAGCAACTGCGGGACTGA
- the truA gene encoding tRNA pseudouridine(38-40) synthase TruA, whose protein sequence is MRLRIDLAYDGTDFHGWAAQPRLRTVQGELEPAVATVLRLPEVRVVCAGRTDAGVHARGQVAHCDVPDTVEDDQVDKLTRRLNGVLPADLRIRGVRRAPDHFDARFAALWRRYAYRIADGAAALDPLQRHHVLAWPRPLDVAAMNAGAETLVGLHDFASFCKQRPGATTIRTLQELRWSRDEAGVLVGHVRADAFCHSMVRALVGCLVAIGEGRRSPEWAAEILGARRRDPSVAVLHAHGLTLEEVAYPAEEDLAARVTQTSAKRGEPARGSR, encoded by the coding sequence GTGCGGCTGCGGATCGACCTCGCCTATGACGGCACCGACTTCCACGGGTGGGCCGCCCAGCCCCGACTCCGTACGGTGCAGGGCGAGCTCGAGCCCGCGGTGGCGACGGTGCTGCGGCTGCCCGAGGTGCGGGTGGTGTGCGCGGGGCGCACCGACGCGGGCGTCCATGCCCGCGGCCAGGTCGCGCACTGCGACGTGCCCGACACGGTCGAGGACGACCAGGTCGACAAGCTCACCCGGCGGCTGAACGGCGTACTGCCGGCGGACCTGCGCATCCGCGGCGTACGCCGCGCCCCCGACCACTTCGACGCGCGGTTCGCCGCGCTGTGGCGGCGCTACGCCTACCGCATCGCCGACGGCGCCGCGGCCCTGGACCCGTTGCAGCGCCACCACGTGCTCGCCTGGCCACGACCGCTGGACGTGGCCGCGATGAACGCCGGCGCCGAGACGCTGGTCGGGCTCCACGACTTCGCCTCCTTCTGCAAGCAGCGTCCCGGCGCCACCACGATCCGCACCCTGCAGGAGCTGCGTTGGTCGCGCGACGAGGCAGGGGTGCTGGTGGGCCACGTCCGTGCCGATGCGTTCTGCCACTCCATGGTGCGTGCGCTGGTGGGCTGCCTGGTCGCCATCGGGGAGGGGCGCCGCTCCCCGGAGTGGGCCGCGGAGATCCTGGGGGCGCGACGCCGCGACCCGTCGGTCGCGGTGCTGCACGCCCACGGCCTGACCCTGGAGGAGGTCGCCTACCCGGCCGAAGAGGACCTCGCCGCCCGTGTCACCCAGACCTCCGCCAAGCGTGGCGAGCCGGCACGGGGGAGTCGGTGA
- the rpsI gene encoding 30S ribosomal protein S9, whose translation MTDMADAVENTEVEETYTADEQGVAYSSESAPTADDARPATIAPAIATGRRKNAVARVRIVPGTGNWTVNGRTLESYFPNKLHQQVVNEPFVAAALEGRFDVIARIHGGGITGQAGALRLGVARALNAVDAEANRPVLKKAGLLTRDPRAVERKKAGLKKARKAPQYSKR comes from the coding sequence TTGACAGACATGGCTGACGCAGTAGAGAACACCGAGGTCGAGGAGACCTACACCGCCGACGAGCAGGGCGTTGCCTACAGCTCCGAGAGCGCCCCGACCGCCGACGACGCCCGCCCGGCGACGATCGCGCCCGCGATCGCGACCGGCCGCCGCAAGAACGCCGTCGCCCGGGTGCGCATCGTGCCCGGCACCGGCAACTGGACCGTCAACGGCCGCACGCTGGAGAGCTACTTCCCCAACAAGTTGCACCAGCAGGTCGTCAACGAGCCCTTCGTGGCGGCGGCACTCGAGGGTCGCTTCGACGTCATCGCCCGCATCCACGGCGGCGGCATCACCGGCCAGGCCGGTGCCCTGCGCCTGGGTGTGGCCCGCGCGCTGAACGCCGTGGACGCCGAGGCCAACCGCCCCGTGCTGAAGAAGGCCGGCCTCCTCACGCGCGACCCCCGTGCGGTGGAGCGCAAGAAGGCCGGGCTCAAGAAGGCCCGCAAGGCCCCGCAGTACTCCAAGCGCTGA
- a CDS encoding citrate synthase yields MTDSLTVRDNRTGAEYELPITDGTIRAADLGQIKADDDSPGLAAYDPGFVNTASCRSAVTYIDGEAGILEYRGYPIEQLAEHSNFLEVAYLLIHGELPTQEQYQAWEHDITYHTFVHENVKSFMQGFRYDAHPMGMLMASVGALSTFYPESRTISDAENRRMQIVRMIAKMPTLGAWSFRHAQGKPYVYPDNDLSYTENFLSMLFKMSEYKYEPDPRIAKALDTLFILHADHEQNCSANAVRSVGSSQVDPYSAVASGVGALFGPLHGGANESVLRMLRRIGSTENIPSFIEGVKNGNERLMGFGHRVYKNYDPRAKIIKKAADDVFEVTGVTNPLLDIAKELEKIALEDEYFIQRKLYPNVDFYSGLIYEALQFPPEMFTVLFAIGRTPGWLAQWEELVQDKEQKIARPKQIYTGDRGLEFVPASKRWA; encoded by the coding sequence GTGACTGACTCTCTGACCGTACGCGACAACCGCACCGGAGCGGAGTACGAACTCCCGATCACCGACGGCACCATCCGCGCCGCCGACCTCGGGCAGATCAAGGCCGACGACGACAGCCCCGGCCTGGCTGCCTACGATCCCGGCTTCGTCAACACGGCCTCCTGCCGCAGCGCCGTCACCTACATCGACGGTGAGGCGGGCATCCTGGAGTACCGGGGCTACCCGATCGAGCAGCTCGCCGAGCACTCGAACTTCCTCGAGGTGGCCTACCTGCTCATCCACGGTGAGCTGCCCACCCAGGAGCAGTACCAGGCCTGGGAGCACGACATCACCTACCACACGTTCGTGCACGAGAACGTGAAGAGCTTCATGCAGGGCTTCCGGTACGACGCCCACCCCATGGGGATGCTGATGGCCTCGGTCGGTGCGCTGTCGACGTTCTACCCCGAGTCGCGCACGATCAGCGACGCGGAGAACCGTCGCATGCAGATCGTGCGGATGATCGCCAAGATGCCCACCCTGGGCGCCTGGTCGTTCCGTCACGCGCAGGGCAAGCCGTACGTCTACCCGGACAACGACCTGTCCTACACCGAGAACTTCCTCTCGATGCTGTTCAAGATGAGCGAGTACAAGTACGAGCCGGACCCGCGCATCGCGAAGGCACTCGACACGCTGTTCATCCTCCACGCCGACCACGAGCAGAACTGCTCGGCCAACGCCGTGCGCTCGGTCGGCTCCTCCCAGGTCGACCCGTACTCCGCGGTCGCCTCCGGCGTGGGTGCGCTCTTCGGCCCGCTGCACGGCGGCGCCAACGAGTCGGTGCTGCGGATGCTGCGCCGCATCGGCTCGACGGAGAACATCCCCTCCTTCATCGAGGGCGTCAAGAACGGCAACGAGCGGCTCATGGGCTTCGGCCACCGGGTCTACAAGAACTACGACCCGCGCGCGAAGATCATCAAGAAGGCCGCGGACGACGTCTTCGAGGTCACCGGCGTGACCAACCCGCTGCTGGACATCGCCAAGGAGCTGGAGAAGATCGCCCTCGAGGACGAGTACTTCATCCAGCGCAAGCTCTACCCGAACGTGGACTTCTACTCGGGGCTGATCTACGAGGCGCTGCAGTTCCCGCCGGAGATGTTCACCGTCCTCTTCGCGATCGGCCGCACCCCCGGCTGGCTCGCCCAGTGGGAGGAGCTGGTGCAGGACAAGGAGCAGAAGATCGCCCGCCCCAAGCAGATCTACACCGGCGACCGCGGGCTGGAGTTCGTGCCCGCCTCCAAGCGCTGGGCCTGA
- the coaA gene encoding type I pantothenate kinase — protein sequence MTSAEGAPGTPAEAPRETSPYLKLDRATWAALATETESPLTQDEVVALRGLGDSLDLDEVTQVYLPLSRLLSLRVEAAARLHREQEEFLHRRTPPRTPFVIGLAGSVAVGKSTAARVLQQMLARWPEHPNVALVTTDGFLYPNAELERRGLLQRKGFPESYDRRALLRFVVDIKSGREEVEAPVYSHLVYDVTDEKVLIKQPDIVIVEGLNVLQPARTREDGTTGLGLSDFFDFSVYVDAATKHIRRWYVDRFLRLRETAFRDPQSYFAKYADLSRDEAVAEAERIWDAINGPNLERNVLPTRSRAALVLRKDDDHSVRYVRLRKI from the coding sequence ATGACGTCAGCGGAGGGCGCTCCCGGTACGCCTGCCGAGGCCCCGCGGGAGACCTCGCCGTACCTCAAGCTGGACCGTGCGACGTGGGCGGCGCTGGCCACCGAGACCGAGAGCCCGCTGACCCAGGACGAGGTCGTCGCACTGCGTGGCCTCGGGGACTCCCTGGACCTCGACGAGGTGACGCAGGTCTACCTCCCGCTCTCGCGACTGCTGAGCCTGCGGGTGGAGGCCGCGGCGCGGCTGCACCGCGAGCAGGAGGAATTCCTGCACCGCCGGACGCCGCCCCGCACGCCGTTCGTCATCGGGTTGGCCGGGTCGGTCGCGGTCGGCAAGTCCACGGCCGCCCGCGTGCTGCAGCAGATGCTCGCCCGCTGGCCCGAGCACCCCAACGTGGCCCTGGTGACCACCGACGGCTTCCTCTACCCCAACGCCGAGCTCGAGCGTCGCGGCCTGCTCCAGCGCAAGGGCTTCCCCGAGTCCTACGACCGCCGCGCCCTGCTGCGCTTCGTGGTCGACATCAAGTCCGGCCGGGAGGAGGTGGAGGCCCCGGTCTACTCCCACCTGGTCTACGACGTCACCGACGAGAAGGTCCTCATCAAGCAGCCCGACATCGTCATCGTCGAGGGCCTCAACGTGCTCCAGCCCGCGCGGACGCGCGAGGACGGCACCACGGGCCTGGGCCTGTCGGACTTCTTCGACTTCTCCGTCTACGTCGACGCGGCCACCAAGCACATCCGACGCTGGTACGTCGACCGCTTCCTCCGCCTCCGCGAGACGGCCTTCCGCGACCCGCAGTCCTACTTCGCCAAGTACGCCGACCTCTCCCGCGACGAGGCCGTGGCGGAGGCCGAGCGCATCTGGGACGCCATCAACGGACCCAACCTGGAGCGCAACGTGCTGCCGACGCGGTCCCGCGCGGCGCTGGTGCTGCGCAAGGACGACGACCACTCGGTCCGCTACGTCCGCCTGCGCAAGATCTGA
- the xseA gene encoding exodeoxyribonuclease VII large subunit, which produces MALETSVEKPAPVRAIANAISGWIDRLGAVWVEGQVAQVNRRPGMATVFLTLRDSVADISVTVTCSRVYYDSLPAPIQDGASVVVHAKPSYYANRGTLSLQAREIRAVGLGELMARIEHRRQLLAAEGLFAAERKRPLPFLPGRIGLVTAPNSAAERDVLDNTTRRWPGVAFEVVHAAMQGPRSAEEVIEGLRRLDRDPSVEVIVIARGGGSFEDLLSFSDEGLLRAVSAARTPVVSAIGHEPDTPLLDLVADLRASTPTDAAKHIVPDVVHESAGVTQARQRLRRAVQVRVDREQQRLDALRSRPALADPRSLVDDRLAELDDHRVRMRRTLGHRLDRAADDVAHHRARARALSPLETLRRGYAVLQDGEGHVRTSVADVGAGETMTVRVADGRLHVTTDHAELLEESDD; this is translated from the coding sequence GTGGCACTGGAGACGTCCGTGGAGAAGCCGGCACCGGTCCGGGCGATCGCCAACGCCATCTCCGGTTGGATCGACCGGCTCGGCGCCGTGTGGGTCGAGGGCCAGGTCGCCCAGGTCAACCGCCGCCCCGGCATGGCGACGGTGTTCCTGACGCTGCGCGACTCGGTCGCCGACATCTCCGTCACCGTCACCTGCTCGCGGGTGTACTACGACAGCCTGCCGGCGCCGATCCAGGACGGCGCCAGCGTCGTCGTGCACGCCAAGCCGTCCTACTACGCCAACCGCGGCACCCTGTCGCTGCAGGCGCGCGAGATCCGGGCCGTGGGCCTGGGCGAGCTGATGGCGCGCATCGAACATCGCCGCCAGCTGCTCGCCGCCGAGGGCCTCTTCGCCGCCGAACGCAAGCGACCGCTCCCCTTCCTCCCCGGCCGGATCGGGTTGGTCACCGCTCCCAACTCCGCGGCCGAACGGGACGTGCTGGACAACACGACGCGACGCTGGCCCGGCGTCGCCTTCGAGGTGGTCCACGCCGCGATGCAGGGCCCGCGGTCGGCCGAGGAGGTGATCGAAGGGCTCCGGCGCCTCGACCGCGACCCGTCGGTCGAGGTCATCGTCATCGCGCGCGGTGGTGGCTCCTTCGAGGACCTGCTCTCGTTCTCCGACGAGGGCCTCCTCCGCGCCGTCTCCGCGGCACGGACCCCGGTGGTGAGTGCCATCGGCCACGAGCCCGACACTCCCCTGCTGGACCTCGTGGCCGACCTGCGCGCCTCCACGCCGACCGATGCCGCCAAGCACATCGTCCCCGACGTCGTCCACGAGTCCGCGGGCGTCACCCAGGCGCGCCAGCGGCTGCGCCGCGCGGTGCAGGTCCGGGTGGATCGCGAGCAGCAGCGGCTCGACGCGCTCCGGTCCCGGCCGGCGCTGGCCGACCCCCGTTCCCTGGTCGACGACCGCCTCGCCGAGCTCGACGACCACCGGGTGCGGATGCGGCGTACGCTCGGGCACCGGCTCGACCGCGCCGCCGACGACGTCGCCCACCACCGCGCGCGTGCCCGGGCGCTGTCGCCGCTGGAGACGCTGCGCCGCGGCTACGCCGTGCTGCAGGACGGCGAGGGCCACGTGCGCACCAGCGTCGCCGACGTCGGCGCCGGCGAGACCATGACCGTCCGGGTCGCCGACGGCCGCCTGCACGTCACCACCGACCACGCCGAGCTGCTCGAGGAGAGCGATGACTGA
- the glmM gene encoding phosphoglucosamine mutase: MPRIFGTDGVRGLANGSLTGELALGLGAAAARVLVEHGDYDGQRPFAVVGRDTRVSGQFLQHAVIGGLLSAGVDVHDLGVLPTPGVAHLTDTLGADIGVVISASHNPMPDNGIKFLSRGGVKLADAVEREIEEHLDGHWDRPTGAAVGRARTYDAAQADYAAHLVRTIDKPLAGLTVVLDCAHGAASEVGPAALRDAGATVIPIGAEPDGLNINDGCGSTHIAQLQRAVVEHDADAGFAVDGDADRCLAVDHRGEFVDGDQIMAILALAMQEKGDLVDDTLVATVMSNLGLVLAMTEAGITVRRAAVGDRYVLEDMRTGGYVLGGEQSGHVIMREHATTGDGLLTALQVMHRMATTGRSLQELASVMTRFPQVLVNVSGVDKDRCDDPALVAAVADAETALGETGRVLLRPSGTEPLVRVMVEAPSVEQAQSVADGLADVVRSRLALD; the protein is encoded by the coding sequence GTGCCGCGCATCTTCGGCACCGACGGCGTCCGAGGCCTGGCGAACGGCTCCCTCACCGGGGAGCTGGCGCTGGGCCTCGGCGCCGCTGCGGCGCGCGTCCTCGTCGAGCACGGCGACTACGACGGCCAGCGGCCGTTCGCGGTCGTCGGGCGGGACACCCGGGTCTCGGGGCAGTTCCTGCAGCACGCCGTCATCGGCGGGCTGCTCTCGGCCGGCGTGGACGTCCACGACCTGGGCGTGCTCCCGACCCCCGGCGTCGCCCACCTGACCGACACGTTGGGCGCCGACATCGGGGTGGTCATCTCCGCCTCGCACAACCCGATGCCCGACAACGGCATCAAGTTCCTCTCCCGCGGTGGCGTGAAGCTCGCCGACGCGGTCGAGCGCGAGATCGAGGAGCACCTGGACGGCCACTGGGACCGTCCGACCGGCGCTGCTGTCGGCCGCGCCCGCACCTACGACGCGGCGCAGGCCGACTACGCCGCACACCTGGTGCGCACCATCGACAAGCCGTTGGCCGGCCTCACCGTGGTCCTGGACTGCGCCCACGGCGCGGCCAGCGAGGTCGGGCCGGCCGCCCTGCGCGACGCGGGCGCGACCGTCATCCCCATCGGCGCGGAGCCCGACGGACTCAACATCAACGACGGCTGCGGATCGACCCACATCGCGCAGCTCCAGCGTGCCGTCGTCGAGCACGACGCCGACGCCGGCTTCGCCGTGGACGGCGACGCCGACCGCTGCCTGGCCGTGGACCACCGCGGCGAGTTCGTCGACGGCGACCAGATCATGGCGATCCTCGCCCTCGCGATGCAGGAGAAGGGCGACCTGGTCGACGACACGCTCGTCGCCACCGTGATGAGCAACCTCGGTCTCGTCCTGGCGATGACCGAGGCCGGGATCACCGTACGGCGCGCAGCCGTGGGGGACCGCTACGTGCTCGAGGACATGCGCACCGGCGGCTACGTCCTCGGTGGGGAGCAGTCCGGCCACGTGATCATGCGTGAGCACGCCACGACCGGCGACGGCCTGCTGACGGCGCTGCAGGTGATGCACCGGATGGCGACCACCGGACGGTCCCTGCAGGAGCTGGCGTCGGTCATGACCCGCTTCCCGCAGGTGCTCGTCAACGTCTCCGGCGTCGACAAGGACCGCTGCGACGACCCCGCGCTGGTGGCCGCCGTCGCCGACGCCGAGACCGCGCTCGGGGAGACCGGGCGGGTGCTGCTGCGTCCCTCCGGCACCGAGCCGCTGGTGCGGGTGATGGTCGAGGCGCCCTCGGTCGAGCAGGCGCAGTCGGTGGCCGACGGCCTGGCCGACGTCGTCCGCTCCCGGCTCGCCCTGGACTGA